One genomic segment of Sorex araneus isolate mSorAra2 chromosome X, mSorAra2.pri, whole genome shotgun sequence includes these proteins:
- the LOC101542719 gene encoding LOW QUALITY PROTEIN: TBC1 domain family member 15-like (The sequence of the model RefSeq protein was modified relative to this genomic sequence to represent the inferred CDS: deleted 1 base in 1 codon) — MVNAVSFKKKPHINGDSSSHRNGKSKWSFLFSLTDLKSIKQNKEGMGWSYLVFCLKDDVILPALHFHQGDSKLLIESLEKYVVLCESPQDKRILLVNCQNKSLSQSFENLLDEPAYGLIQKIKKDPYTATMVGFSKVTNYIFDSLRGNDPSTHHRPPSEMADFLSDAIPGLKINQQEEPGFEVITRIDLGERLVVQRREPVSLEEWTKNTDSEGRILNVESMKQMIFRGGLSHSLRKQAWKFLLGYFPWDSTKEERTQLQKQKTDEYFRMKLQWKSVSEEQEKRNSRLRDYRSLIEKDVNRTDRTNKFYEGQDNPGLILLHDILMTYCMYDFDLGYVQRMSDLLSPLLYVMKNEVDAFWYFASYMDQMHQNFEEQMQGMKTQLIHLCTLLRLLDSGFCSYLESQDSVYLYFCFRWLLIRFKREVSFLDSLQLWEVMWTELPRKNFHLLICCAILESEKQQIMENHYGFNEILKHINELSMKIDVEDVLCKAEAISLQMVKCKELPQAVCEILGLQNSEVTTPDSDTGEDENVGMTSCPTSAFQSNSLPVHAVSGVRDDNPTQSPVSPSVSRLTPARSFLLNFLRDILLQLFQNFERWKFKILVLIML, encoded by the exons ATGGTGAATGcagtttcatttaaaaagaagCCACATATCAATGGAGATTCTTCAAGTCATAGAAATGGGAAAAGCAAATGGTCATTCCTGTTCAGTTTGACAGACCTGAAATCAATCAAGCAAAACAAAGAGGGTATGGGCTGGTCATATTTGGTATTCTGTCTAAAGGATGACGTCATTCTCCCTGCTCTACACTTTCATCAAGGAGATAGCAAACTACTGATTGAATCTCTTGAAAAATATGTGGTATTGTGTGAATCTCCACAGGATAAAAGAATACTTCTTGTGAATTGTCAGAATAAGAGTCTTTCACAATCTTTTGAAAATCTTCTTGATGAACCAGCATATGGtttaatacaaaaaattaaaaaggatccTTATACAGCAACAATGGTAGGATTTTCCAAAGTCACAAACTACATT TTTGATAGTTTGAGAGGCAATGATCCTTCCACACATCACCGGCCACCTTCGGAAATGGCAGACTTTCTTAGTGATGCTATTCCAGGTTTAAAGATAAACCAACAAGAAGAACCAGGATTTGAAGTCATCACAAGAATTGACTTGGGAGAACGACTTGTTGTACAAAGGAGGGAACCAGTATCCCTGGAAGAATGGACTAAGAACACTGATTCAGAAGGAAGAATTTTAAACGTAGAGAGTATGAAACAGATGATATTTAGAGGGGGACTTAGTCATTCATTGAGAAAGCAAGCATGGAAATTTCTTCTGGGTTATTTTCCTTGGGACAGCACCAAGGAGGAAAGAACTCaattacaaaagcaaaaaactgaTGAATACTTCAGGATGAAACTGCAGTGGAAATCTGTCAGTGAGGAGCAAGAGAAGAGAAATTCGAGGTTAAGGGATTATAGAAGTCTTATCGAAAAAGACGTTAACAGAACAGATCgaacaaacaaattttatgaaGGCCAAGATAATCCAGGGTTGATTTTGCTTCATGACATTCTGATGACCTATTGTATGTATGATTTTGATTTAGGATATGTGCAAAGAATGAGTGACTTACTTTCCCCTCTTTTATATGTGATGAAAAATGAAGTGGATGCATTTTGGTACTTTGCCTCCTACATGGACCAAATGCATCAGAATTTTGAAGAACAAATGCAAGGCATGAAAACCCAATTAATTCACCTATGTACTTTACTTCGATTGCTGGACAGTGGATTTTGCAGTTATTTAGAATCTCAGGACTCCGTATACCTTTACTTTTGCTTCAGATGGCTCTTAATCAGATTTAAAAGGGAAGTTAGTTTTCTAGATAGTCTTCAATTATGGGAAGTAATGTGGACTGAACTGCCACGTAAAAACTTCCATCTTCTTATTTGTTGTGCTATTCTGGAATCAGAAAAGCAGCAAATAATGGAAAACCATTATGGCTTTAACGAAATACTTAAGCATATCAATGAATTGTCCATGAAAATTGATGTGGAAGATGTGCTGTGCAAAGCTGAGGCAATTTCTCTACAGATGGTAAAATGCAAGGAATTGCCACAAGCAGTTTGTGAGATCCTGGGACTTCAGAACAGTGAAGTTACAACACCAGATTCAGACACTGGTGAAGATGAGAATGTTGGCATGACCAGCTGTCCTACGTCTGCATTTCAGAGTAACTCCTTGCCTGTACATGCAGTCAGTGGAGTCAGGGATGACAACCCAACAcagtcaccagtgtccccaagtgtCAGCAGATTAACACCTGCACGATCAttcttgcttaattttttaagagaCATTTTGTTGCAACTCTTTCAAAATTTTGAAAGGTGGAAATTTAAAATCTTGGTATTGATTATGCTTTAA